A stretch of the Lactuca sativa cultivar Salinas chromosome 9, Lsat_Salinas_v11, whole genome shotgun sequence genome encodes the following:
- the LOC111886451 gene encoding histone H2AX, with the protein MSTEGSTKGGRGKSKITKSVSRSQKAGIQFPVGRIARFLKAGKYAERVGAGAPVYLAAVLEYLAAEVLELAGNAARDNKKNRIVPRHIQLAVRNDEELSKLLGTVTIANGGVLPNIHHNLLPKKFGKGKDEIGSASQEF; encoded by the exons ATGAGTACGGAAGGTTCGACTAAAGGCGGGAGAGGTAAATCTAAAATAACAAAATCAGTCTCCAGATCTCAGAAAGCTGGCATCCAATTCCCCGTCGGTAGAATCGCTCGATTTCTCAAAGCCGGTAAATACGCGGAACGTGTTGGTGCCGGAGCTCCAGTCTATCTCGCTGCCGTTCTTGAATACCTCGCCGCTGAG GTCCTTGAATTGGCGGGAAATGCAGCGAGGGATAATAAGAAGAATCGGATTGTTCCGAGGCATATACAGTTGGCTGTGAGAAACGATGAGGAATTAAGCAAGCTTTTGGGGACTGTTACTATTGCTAATGGCGGCGTTTTACCTAATATTCATCACAATCTGTTGCCTAAAAAGTTTGGGAAGGGGAAGGATGAGATTGGATCTGCTTCGCaagaattctaa